A genomic stretch from Corynebacterium faecale includes:
- a CDS encoding methionine ABC transporter permease, with product MNQMIMAADWDRLGGTFRDAILDTLFMVAITMVVSGFLGLVVGLLLYTTRAGGILQNKAVYTVLNVLVNFVRPIPFIILIVAMKPLTIAVMGTSIGRDAGIFVMVVAAMFSVARIVEQNLVTIDPGVIEAARAMGASPLTIIRTVIIPEALGPLVLGYTFLFIAIVDMSAMVGYIGGGGLGDFAIVYGYRAFDNEVMYVAVLVIVIIVQAAQLLGNWLSKKIMRR from the coding sequence ATGAACCAGATGATCATGGCCGCCGATTGGGACCGCCTGGGCGGCACCTTCCGCGACGCCATCCTGGACACCCTCTTCATGGTGGCCATCACCATGGTGGTCTCAGGTTTCCTCGGTCTCGTGGTGGGCCTGTTGCTCTACACCACCCGCGCCGGCGGCATCCTGCAGAACAAGGCTGTCTACACAGTCCTGAACGTGCTGGTGAACTTCGTCCGCCCGATCCCCTTCATCATCCTGATCGTGGCCATGAAACCGCTGACCATCGCGGTGATGGGCACATCCATCGGCCGTGATGCCGGCATCTTCGTGATGGTGGTGGCTGCGATGTTCTCCGTGGCACGAATCGTGGAACAGAACCTGGTCACCATTGATCCCGGCGTGATCGAAGCCGCGCGCGCAATGGGTGCCAGCCCACTGACCATCATCCGCACGGTGATCATCCCCGAAGCGCTGGGACCACTGGTGCTGGGTTACACCTTCCTGTTCATCGCCATCGTGGACATGTCCGCCATGGTCGGTTATATCGGTGGCGGTGGTCTCGGTGATTTCGCCATCGTCTACGGTTACCGCGCCTTCGACAACGAAGTCATGTACGTGGCCGTCCTGGTCATCGTGATCATCGTCCAGGCAGCCCAGCTGCTGGGCAACTGGCTATCGAAGAAGATCATGCGACGATAG
- a CDS encoding Y-family DNA polymerase: MALWFPDWPVQAVRLNREDTEEQGQPLAIAAHHRIKVCGHSARRRGVRRGMKVRQAQAVCPELTVVEDDPERDARLFEGIVASLGEVAPSVEVLRPGLVVISADAAARYHGSEEIAAQMLISAASLPGVDIVAGIADEINTAVIATRVADGGVVGDGASISFLRAQPLGVLVAEEALGCAREVVDALGDLGIQTLGDLADLPVGSVATRFGNPGLRCHDIATARQARTVAPPIDHVDWEVSHVPGDPIQRIDVAAFMARNLAVQLHARLAEAGVVCQLLKVTADFTDGTSNSRLWRTTELLTEAATADRVRWQLDGWLTARGVTDEDDQGGITALWLTPLECVPPAVASDGLWDTGTSQRAVARQVIERVQSTLGITAVLQPVPTGGRGIAEGITLVPFGDKPDQVRNPEGTWSGRLPAPLPARLGGGINHPASQVVLISATGTPVSVTAEVLLNDAPYALGWGARRYLVTGWAGPWPVDDHWWAGDGQRYARLQVVGRAVDQEAGLGAWLLIWMKGRWRIEAIY, translated from the coding sequence ATGGCACTGTGGTTTCCTGATTGGCCGGTGCAGGCGGTGCGCTTGAACAGGGAGGATACCGAGGAACAGGGGCAGCCCCTTGCTATTGCAGCACACCACCGGATCAAGGTATGCGGGCATTCCGCCCGCAGACGAGGTGTTCGACGTGGAATGAAAGTTCGCCAGGCACAGGCTGTCTGTCCCGAACTCACCGTTGTGGAAGATGATCCTGAACGCGATGCCCGCCTGTTCGAGGGGATTGTTGCATCCCTCGGGGAAGTGGCCCCAAGCGTCGAGGTGCTCCGGCCCGGACTGGTGGTCATCTCCGCCGACGCAGCTGCCCGCTACCACGGTTCAGAGGAGATTGCGGCCCAGATGTTGATCAGTGCTGCTTCCCTGCCGGGCGTGGATATCGTTGCGGGGATTGCGGATGAGATCAATACAGCAGTAATAGCCACCCGCGTGGCGGATGGCGGGGTGGTGGGGGACGGGGCGTCGATAAGCTTTCTGCGTGCGCAACCCCTCGGGGTGCTGGTGGCGGAGGAAGCCCTGGGATGTGCGCGGGAGGTGGTGGATGCCCTGGGTGATCTCGGGATCCAGACCCTTGGTGACCTGGCAGATCTTCCCGTGGGTTCGGTTGCCACCAGGTTCGGCAATCCCGGTCTGCGATGCCACGATATCGCGACCGCCCGGCAGGCACGCACAGTCGCACCGCCGATCGATCATGTGGATTGGGAGGTCTCGCATGTGCCGGGTGATCCGATCCAGCGGATAGATGTGGCTGCCTTTATGGCACGTAACCTGGCGGTGCAGCTGCATGCACGTCTGGCGGAAGCCGGTGTGGTGTGTCAATTGCTGAAGGTGACAGCTGATTTCACCGATGGAACCAGCAACAGTCGACTGTGGCGCACCACCGAACTTCTGACGGAGGCAGCAACGGCGGATCGTGTGCGGTGGCAATTGGATGGTTGGCTGACGGCGCGCGGCGTGACCGATGAGGACGATCAGGGTGGGATCACCGCGTTGTGGCTGACCCCATTGGAATGCGTTCCCCCGGCGGTGGCCAGTGACGGGCTGTGGGACACCGGCACCAGCCAGCGCGCCGTTGCCCGGCAGGTGATTGAGCGGGTGCAGTCCACCCTGGGGATCACCGCCGTGCTGCAACCCGTGCCCACTGGGGGCCGGGGGATAGCGGAGGGCATCACCCTGGTGCCATTTGGGGACAAACCGGACCAGGTGCGGAATCCAGAGGGTACGTGGAGTGGCCGACTGCCAGCACCGTTGCCGGCCCGCTTGGGAGGCGGTATCAACCACCCGGCCTCCCAGGTGGTGCTGATCAGCGCCACCGGCACACCGGTATCAGTGACCGCCGAGGTGCTACTCAATGACGCACCCTATGCACTGGGGTGGGGCGCCCGCCGTTATCTCGTGACCGGGTGGGCGGGACCCTGGCCGGTGGATGATCACTGGTGGGCAGGCGATGGGCAGCGATATGCCCGCCTCCAGGTGGTGGGGCGGGCTGTTGACCAGGAGGCCGGGCTGGGTGCCTGGCTGCTGATCTGGATGAAAGGCAGATGGAGAATTGAAGCTATCTACTAA
- a CDS encoding AMIN-like domain-containing (lipo)protein, producing the protein MAVLGISALTLAGCGTQDTQADGSPTQTMVATADGESTTDTASAGPTPLGSADMSMKTLRPEVPAQLLVTDVRTGSHAGFDRVVFDLIGEGEPGWFMDYTTTPTQQGSGNTINYEGATALNINIDGTVYPFDLNMEDPQIGTVQGTGSLVTEVISAGTFEGRSQFVIGLDSEHPYSVTVLQDPHRLVVDVLAN; encoded by the coding sequence ATGGCTGTTCTGGGTATCAGTGCCCTCACCCTTGCCGGTTGCGGGACCCAGGACACCCAGGCAGATGGGTCCCCCACCCAGACGATGGTCGCCACGGCGGATGGGGAATCAACCACAGACACCGCCTCGGCAGGACCGACCCCGCTCGGCTCCGCTGACATGAGTATGAAAACACTGCGCCCAGAGGTTCCGGCACAGCTTTTAGTGACCGATGTTCGAACCGGATCGCATGCGGGTTTTGACCGTGTGGTCTTTGACCTCATTGGTGAGGGTGAGCCGGGCTGGTTCATGGATTACACGACCACACCCACCCAGCAGGGCAGCGGAAACACCATCAATTATGAGGGTGCAACCGCCTTGAACATCAACATTGACGGCACCGTCTACCCCTTCGATCTGAATATGGAAGATCCACAGATCGGCACCGTGCAGGGCACCGGCAGCCTGGTCACGGAAGTCATCAGCGCCGGGACTTTCGAGGGCCGCTCCCAGTTCGTGATCGGTCTGGACTCCGAGCACCCCTACTCGGTGACGGTGCTGCAGGATCCACACCGTCTGGTTGTTGATGTCCTCGCCAATTAA